The proteins below are encoded in one region of Chelmon rostratus isolate fCheRos1 chromosome 21, fCheRos1.pri, whole genome shotgun sequence:
- the dcun1d3 gene encoding DCN1-like protein 3, with protein sequence MGQCVTKCKNPTSSLGSKSGDKDSGSKSHHKKGGGAGGGGGHKEESSAPCSKATSELSNGTKALEVTVETPVIPAVMGEPRKDECLDGDGLSMLRIDELFCCYKDEHEDAILEEGMERFCNDLCVDPAEFRVLVLAWKFQAATMCKFTRKEFVEGCKAIQADSLEGICSRFPCMLLDAQGEENFKDLYRFTFQFGLDADEGQRSLQREIAIALWRLVFTQDTPTILEHWLDFLAENPSGIRGISRDTWNMFLNFTQAIGPDLSNYSEDEAWPSLFDTFVEWELERRKKEEEQALMANEEEGRCTETECSPTTDRLETEGSRGSQTWGGH encoded by the exons ATGGGCCAGTGTGTCACCAAGTGTAAGAATCCAACGTCCTCACTCGGCAGTAAGAGTGGAGACAAGGACAGCGGCTCCAAGTCCCATCATAAGAAAGGAGgcggtgctggtggtggtgggggccACAAAGAAGAGTCCAGTGCCCCGTGTAGCAAAGCCACCAGTGAGCTGTCGAATGGCACTAAGGCACTGGAGGTTACAGTGGAGACACCGGTCATCCCTGCAGTGATGGGGGAACCACGGAAGGACGAGTGTCTGGACGGAGACGGGCTGTCAATGCTGCGCATTGATGAGCTGTTCTGCTGCTACAAGGATGAACACGAAGACGCCATCTTGGAGGAAGGCATGGAGAGGTTTTGTAATGACCTGTGTGTGGACCCAGCAGAGTTTCGTGTACTTGTTCTTGCCTGGAAGTTTCAAGCAGCTACCATGTGCAAGTTTACAAG GAAGGAGTTTGTTGAGGGCTGCAAGGCCATCCAGGCGGACAGCCTCGAGGGTATCTGCTCACGTTTTCCCTGCATGCTGTTGGATGCCCAGGGCGAGGAGAACTTCAAGGACTTGTACCGCTTCACTTTCCAGTTTGGCCTGGATGCTGATGAGGGCCAACGCTCATTGCAGCGCGAAATCGCCATCGCCCTATGGCGCCTAGTTTTCACCCAGGACACACCTACAATCCTGGAGCACTGGCTGGACTTCCTGGCGGAGAACCCCTCAGGTATTCGGGGCATCTCAAGGGACACATGGAACATGTTCCTCAACTTCACCCAGGCTATCGGGCCCGACCTGAGCAACTACAGCGAGGACGAGGCCTGGCCCAGCCTCTTCGACACCTTCGTGGAGTGGGAGTTGGAGCgcaggaaaaaagaagaggaacaaGCACTGATGGCAAACGAGGAAGAGGGGAGGTGTACTGAGACAGAGTGTTCTCCCACCACTGATAGACTTGAAACAGAGGGAAGCCGCGGCTCACAGACGTGGGGGGGCCACTGA